The following are encoded in a window of Solidesulfovibrio magneticus RS-1 genomic DNA:
- a CDS encoding precorrin-8X methylmutase, translating into MPHTSPIQPIFAPDAIEAASLAIIDSEVPEPRPYDGPRWDVVRRLIHTTADFELLDLVRFSEGSVREGIRAIEAGATIVTDTEMARCAIPPRRLAPFGCAVRCFMNDPEVAAAAKAAGSTRAALAVDFALDLPGPLIFVIGNAPTALLRLLSRIDGGASAPALVVGMPVGFVNAAQSKALLMTRADLAWIAIAGRKGGSALAGATINALAILAGAKTA; encoded by the coding sequence ATGCCGCATACCTCGCCCATCCAGCCCATCTTCGCCCCGGACGCCATCGAGGCAGCCTCCCTGGCCATCATCGACAGCGAGGTTCCCGAACCGCGTCCCTACGACGGCCCGCGCTGGGACGTCGTGCGCCGGCTCATCCACACCACTGCCGACTTCGAGCTGCTTGATCTGGTCCGCTTTTCCGAAGGCTCGGTCCGGGAGGGCATCCGGGCCATCGAGGCCGGGGCCACCATTGTCACGGACACCGAAATGGCCCGCTGCGCCATACCGCCCCGGCGGCTGGCCCCCTTTGGCTGCGCCGTGCGCTGCTTCATGAACGACCCGGAGGTGGCGGCCGCGGCCAAGGCCGCCGGTTCCACCCGGGCCGCCCTGGCCGTGGATTTCGCCCTGGACCTGCCCGGACCGCTTATTTTCGTCATCGGCAACGCCCCCACCGCCCTGCTGCGGCTTTTATCCCGCATCGACGGCGGCGCGTCCGCCCCGGCCCTGGTGGTCGGGATGCCGGTGGGGTTTGTCAACGCCGCCCAGTCCAAGGCCCTGCTCATGACCCGGGCCGACCTGGCCTGGATCGCCATCGCCGGCCGCAAAGGCGGCTCGGCCCTGGCCGGAGCGACCATAAACGCCCTGGCCATCCTGGCCGGAGCCAAGACGGCTTAG
- a CDS encoding YajG family lipoprotein, which yields MKNHSSSRRRLRASALFAALVLILALGGCGGQKATVTPSVVVEPEALGRGVDVSVAVKDARPNDEVGLCNPQSSFAGKLQTACDPSPAIHAAVEKGLRDKGFTPSPARESVVRTITVELVELAYKPSHEGVHLAAKAVCAVKVTADNNGQILTRRYEADTVWKLPAEGVEPEFDKLLSMTVSKALSRMASDYELIAFMQKTVLRTRDIK from the coding sequence ATGAAAAACCATTCGTCTTCGCGCCGACGCCTTCGGGCGTCGGCCCTTTTTGCGGCCCTGGTTCTGATTTTGGCCCTTGGGGGCTGCGGCGGCCAGAAAGCGACGGTGACGCCGTCGGTGGTGGTCGAGCCCGAGGCCCTTGGACGCGGCGTGGACGTGTCCGTGGCCGTCAAGGACGCCCGGCCCAACGACGAAGTGGGGCTGTGCAATCCCCAGTCGTCGTTCGCCGGCAAGCTGCAAACGGCCTGCGATCCGTCGCCGGCCATCCACGCGGCTGTGGAGAAGGGCCTTCGCGACAAGGGGTTCACCCCGTCGCCGGCCCGGGAATCCGTGGTGCGCACGATCACGGTGGAGCTCGTGGAGCTGGCCTACAAACCGAGCCACGAGGGCGTGCATCTGGCCGCCAAGGCCGTGTGCGCGGTCAAGGTCACGGCCGACAACAACGGCCAGATCCTGACCCGGCGCTATGAGGCCGACACGGTCTGGAAGCTGCCGGCCGAGGGCGTGGAGCCGGAGTTCGACAAGCTGCTCAGCATGACCGTGTCCAAGGCCCTCAGCCGCATGGCCTCGGATTACGAACTCATCGCGTTCATGCAAAAAACCGTGCTGCGTACCCGCGACATCAAGTAG
- a CDS encoding carboxypeptidase-like regulatory domain-containing protein gives MFRLPLALTALCLVAAVWHPAGAMAHGVGSRELDPGAARAMVFLYADGEAMAFAQVQVTAPDGTVHQSARTDGKGGFAFLPSGSGVWRVAASDGQGHRAEREVAVGATSALGSSGGAKAAGTNPGVFSQTAGGVGDVTGQPGQPGAPQQSGAATMTASALAAMPAQAASTAGIGPNWRDVALGLSLLANLGLGAACLRRRGR, from the coding sequence ATGTTCCGCCTCCCCCTCGCGCTTACGGCGCTGTGCCTTGTCGCAGCTGTCTGGCACCCGGCCGGGGCAATGGCCCACGGCGTCGGCTCGCGCGAGCTGGACCCGGGCGCGGCCCGGGCCATGGTCTTCCTCTACGCCGACGGGGAAGCCATGGCCTTTGCCCAGGTCCAGGTGACGGCCCCGGACGGGACCGTCCACCAAAGCGCCCGCACCGACGGCAAGGGAGGGTTCGCCTTCCTGCCGTCGGGCAGCGGCGTGTGGCGCGTGGCCGCCAGTGACGGCCAGGGCCATCGGGCCGAGCGGGAGGTCGCGGTTGGCGCGACGTCCGCGCTTGGCTCATCCGGCGGGGCGAAAGCTGCCGGAACGAACCCCGGCGTTTTCAGTCAGACGGCCGGCGGGGTTGGGGATGTTACAGGCCAACCCGGCCAGCCCGGGGCGCCGCAACAGTCCGGCGCGGCCACGATGACTGCGTCCGCCCTTGCAGCCATGCCCGCCCAGGCCGCTTCCACGGCCGGCATCGGGCCGAACTGGCGCGACGTGGCTTTGGGCTTGAGCCTGCTGGCCAACCTGGGCCTGGGGGCGGCCTGCCTGCGTCGTCGCGGCCGGTAG
- a CDS encoding PH domain-containing protein: protein MEWGQVFPLAPAALKTGWLTALFGGMLVLWVGLFFFITHMIQGAASARIAVSGGVLSAKGGFYGRDIALADVDAAGAYRLDLSQGGPKGLKWRTNGVGLPGLAAGWYRLTGGEKALVFVTDKARAVYVPTRLGYALVASPADPDGFLNALRRAADDAAKDADAPRASDAPPPAAGPAT, encoded by the coding sequence ATGGAGTGGGGGCAGGTGTTTCCGCTGGCCCCGGCGGCGCTCAAGACCGGCTGGTTGACGGCGCTGTTCGGGGGCATGTTGGTGCTGTGGGTGGGACTGTTCTTTTTCATCACCCACATGATCCAGGGCGCGGCCTCGGCGCGCATCGCCGTTTCCGGCGGCGTGCTTTCGGCCAAGGGCGGCTTCTACGGCCGCGACATCGCACTTGCCGACGTGGACGCGGCCGGCGCGTATCGCCTGGACCTCAGCCAGGGCGGCCCCAAGGGCCTCAAATGGCGCACCAACGGCGTGGGCCTGCCGGGGCTGGCCGCCGGCTGGTACCGGCTGACCGGCGGCGAAAAGGCCCTGGTCTTCGTCACGGACAAGGCCCGGGCCGTCTACGTGCCCACGCGCCTGGGCTACGCCCTGGTGGCCAGCCCGGCCGACCCGGACGGGTTTCTCAACGCCCTGCGCCGGGCGGCCGACGACGCCGCCAAGGACGCCGACGCGCCCCGGGCGTCGGACGCCCCGCCGCCGGCGGCCGGCCCGGCGACGTGA
- a CDS encoding phenylacetate--CoA ligase family protein, which yields MSAYRFLPDLSAEAIADIQASGLNWTCRHAFAGSPVYRERLAEAGYEPGQNLTLDDLTSLPLTSVEDLRQGYPLPLLSVPETEVVRIHASSGTTGKRKILAYTQRDIDTWKEMFARCYELAGLTTLDRVQIAVGYGLWTAGAGFQLGCEHFGAMALPVGPGNMEIHLQLLEDMGSTCLCSTASMALLLAEEVHKRDLRKRVKLKKVIFGAETHTDKMRRRFEKWLGIEESFDITGMTELYGPGAGLECTAHQGIHYWADKFILEVLDPVTLTPVAPGEVGEMVVTSLCKEAAPLIRYRTRDLTRQLPEPCPCGLSMPRHDRILGRSDDMFVFRGVNIYPGQIASVLEHFKDVDSEFQIRLLRRDGRDQMVVKVERKPGTGPELDQNLSEAISIEMRKHLFVRGWVEIMAPGTLPRTFGKTKRVVDDRNGIEEE from the coding sequence ATGTCTGCATACCGTTTTTTGCCCGATCTTTCCGCCGAAGCCATCGCCGACATTCAGGCCTCCGGCCTCAACTGGACCTGCCGCCATGCCTTTGCCGGCAGCCCGGTCTACCGGGAACGCCTGGCCGAGGCCGGCTACGAACCCGGCCAGAACCTGACCCTGGACGACCTGACCAGCCTGCCGCTGACCTCCGTCGAGGACCTGCGCCAGGGCTATCCCCTGCCGCTTCTGTCCGTGCCCGAGACCGAGGTGGTGCGCATCCACGCCTCGTCCGGCACCACCGGCAAGCGCAAGATCCTGGCCTATACCCAGCGCGACATCGATACCTGGAAGGAGATGTTCGCCCGCTGCTACGAGCTGGCCGGCCTGACCACCCTGGACCGGGTGCAGATCGCCGTGGGCTACGGCCTGTGGACGGCCGGGGCCGGCTTTCAGCTGGGCTGCGAACATTTCGGGGCCATGGCCCTGCCGGTGGGGCCGGGCAACATGGAAATCCACTTGCAGCTTCTGGAAGACATGGGCTCCACCTGCCTGTGCTCCACCGCCTCCATGGCCCTGCTTTTGGCCGAGGAGGTCCACAAGCGCGACCTGCGCAAGCGCGTGAAGCTCAAAAAGGTGATTTTCGGGGCCGAGACCCACACCGACAAGATGCGGCGGCGCTTCGAGAAGTGGCTGGGCATCGAGGAGAGCTTCGACATCACCGGCATGACCGAGCTTTACGGTCCCGGCGCGGGCCTGGAATGCACGGCCCACCAGGGCATCCATTATTGGGCCGACAAGTTCATCCTGGAAGTCCTTGATCCGGTGACGCTCACCCCGGTGGCCCCGGGCGAGGTGGGCGAGATGGTGGTCACTTCGCTGTGCAAGGAAGCCGCGCCGCTGATTCGCTACCGCACCCGCGACCTCACCCGCCAGTTGCCCGAGCCGTGCCCGTGCGGCCTGTCCATGCCGCGCCACGACCGGATTCTCGGCCGTTCCGACGACATGTTCGTGTTTCGCGGGGTCAACATCTACCCCGGCCAGATCGCCAGCGTGCTGGAGCATTTCAAGGACGTGGACAGCGAGTTCCAGATTCGCCTGCTGCGCCGCGACGGCCGCGACCAGATGGTGGTCAAGGTGGAGCGCAAGCCCGGCACCGGGCCCGAGCTGGACCAGAACCTGTCCGAGGCCATTTCCATCGAAATGCGCAAGCACCTCTTCGTGCGCGGCTGGGTGGAGATCATGGCTCCGGGCACGCTGCCGCGCACCTTCGGCAAGACCAAGCGCGTGGTGGACGACCGCAACGGCATCGAGGAAGAATAG
- a CDS encoding DUF4198 domain-containing protein, whose product MHSLIKGLTLFLAGALLAAGPALAHETVVKPGAEAAAPGKALPFGVHSAHVFIESEELEAAPDVKAFVFEGGKLAEVALALKANDKGLTYDGQAVFSKPGTGIVYVHRLPQFWSLTPEGMKKGTKKELPGATKSNRYEKFAKGLVAVGGETAGFDALVGARLELVPLTDPAKAKVGEDLPVKVLLDGQPMPATVLATYDGFTKNPNTYAYYTETDDSGVAKVRLTHAGLWLVRTEAKAVPADGSADQEVLRSTLTFFVK is encoded by the coding sequence ATGCACAGCCTGATCAAAGGCCTGACGTTGTTCCTGGCTGGAGCGTTGCTGGCGGCCGGGCCGGCCCTGGCCCATGAGACCGTGGTCAAACCCGGGGCCGAAGCGGCCGCGCCGGGCAAGGCCCTGCCCTTTGGCGTCCATTCGGCCCACGTGTTTATTGAAAGCGAGGAGTTGGAAGCCGCGCCCGACGTCAAGGCCTTTGTGTTCGAAGGCGGCAAGCTGGCCGAGGTGGCCCTGGCCCTTAAGGCCAACGACAAGGGCTTAACCTATGACGGCCAAGCGGTCTTCTCCAAGCCCGGCACGGGCATCGTCTATGTCCACCGGCTGCCCCAGTTTTGGAGCCTGACCCCGGAGGGCATGAAAAAGGGGACCAAAAAGGAGCTGCCCGGCGCGACCAAGAGCAACCGCTACGAGAAGTTCGCCAAGGGACTCGTGGCCGTGGGCGGCGAGACGGCCGGCTTCGACGCCCTGGTCGGCGCGCGCCTGGAGCTCGTGCCCCTGACCGATCCGGCCAAGGCCAAGGTGGGCGAGGATCTGCCGGTCAAGGTGCTGTTGGACGGCCAGCCCATGCCGGCCACGGTGCTGGCTACCTATGACGGGTTTACCAAAAATCCCAACACCTACGCCTATTACACCGAAACCGACGACAGCGGCGTGGCCAAGGTTCGCCTGACCCATGCCGGCTTGTGGCTGGTGCGCACGGAAGCCAAGGCCGTGCCGGCCGACGGTTCGGCGGATCAGGAAGTGCTGCGTTCCACCCTGACCTTTTTTGTGAAGTAA
- a CDS encoding FprA family A-type flavoprotein: MQKKLMAPGVYWLGAVDWDRRLFDDLVPLPDGTSYNAYLVQGTDKTALLDAVEPAMTDTLLAQLADVPRLDYIISQHAEQDHSGAIGLLLERYPEARVMATAKGKAMLHDLLRLPEDRVEAVADGDRLELGGKTLTFLHLPWVHWPETMASYLAEDRILFSCDFFGSHIAASELFVTDPCRVREAAKRYFAEIMAPFRPMIEKNLDKLAGLPMAMIAPSHGQVYDKPDWIVAATRQWATAAPANLVALPFVSMHGSTRRMVEHLTAALVARGTAVELFNLAVADVGKLAMALLDAGTIVVGAPTVLAGPHPLAAHAAFLANALRPKAKFLSIIGSYGWGGRTVEVLAGMVPNIKAEVLEPVLCKGLPTPETYAALDRLAEAIVAGHAAQGFAARVD, from the coding sequence ATGCAAAAAAAACTGATGGCCCCGGGCGTTTATTGGCTTGGCGCGGTGGACTGGGACCGGCGGCTTTTCGACGACCTCGTGCCCCTGCCCGACGGCACCTCGTATAACGCCTATCTCGTGCAGGGCACGGACAAGACGGCCCTTCTCGACGCCGTGGAACCGGCCATGACCGATACGCTTTTAGCCCAGTTGGCCGACGTGCCGCGCCTGGACTACATCATCAGCCAGCACGCGGAGCAGGACCATTCCGGGGCCATCGGCTTGCTCCTTGAGCGCTATCCCGAAGCCAGGGTGATGGCCACGGCCAAGGGCAAGGCCATGCTCCATGATCTGCTGCGACTCCCCGAGGACCGGGTGGAGGCCGTGGCAGACGGGGACCGGCTGGAGCTTGGCGGCAAGACGTTGACCTTCCTGCATCTGCCTTGGGTGCACTGGCCCGAGACCATGGCCAGCTACCTGGCCGAGGACCGCATCCTTTTTAGCTGCGACTTCTTTGGTTCCCACATCGCCGCCTCGGAGCTGTTCGTCACCGACCCGTGCCGGGTGCGCGAGGCGGCCAAACGCTACTTCGCCGAGATCATGGCCCCGTTTCGGCCCATGATCGAAAAGAACCTGGACAAGCTGGCCGGCCTGCCCATGGCCATGATCGCCCCCAGCCACGGCCAGGTCTACGACAAGCCCGACTGGATCGTGGCCGCCACCCGGCAGTGGGCCACGGCTGCGCCGGCCAATCTGGTCGCCTTGCCCTTCGTGTCCATGCACGGCAGCACCCGGCGCATGGTCGAGCATCTGACGGCCGCCTTGGTCGCCCGGGGGACGGCGGTGGAACTGTTCAATCTGGCCGTGGCCGACGTCGGCAAGCTGGCTATGGCCCTTTTGGATGCCGGAACCATCGTGGTCGGCGCGCCCACGGTCCTGGCCGGGCCGCATCCCCTGGCCGCCCATGCCGCCTTTTTGGCCAACGCCCTGCGGCCCAAGGCCAAGTTCCTGTCCATCATCGGCTCGTATGGCTGGGGCGGGCGCACGGTGGAGGTCCTGGCCGGCATGGTGCCCAACATTAAGGCCGAGGTGCTGGAGCCGGTCCTGTGCAAGGGCCTGCCCACCCCGGAGACGTATGCCGCCCTGGACCGGCTGGCCGAGGCCATCGTGGCCGGCCACGCCGCCCAGGGATTCGCGGCCCGGGTTGATTGA
- the ychF gene encoding redox-regulated ATPase YchF, translated as MALSVGIVGLPNVGKSTLFNALTKAQNAQAANYPFCTIEPNVAIVPVPDPRLTALAELVRPQQVLPATVRFTDIAGLVAGASKGEGLGNKFLAHIRETEVIIHVARAFEDDDVVHVSGSVDPARDIAVIDAELILADAQVLENRLDRMVKQTKGSKDRDLLDKVEAGKRLLDHLMTGQPASSVDGVDTPGMIALFDEIRPLSAKRVIYCANVAEGDLGQPDNALVAKVRAIAESRGAETVVVCARMEEDLAGLTDEERLEFLASYNLDESGLDSVVRLAYRTLGLLSFFTAGPKEVRAWTIAAGTKAPAAAGQIHSDIERGFIRAEVIGFEDYLKHQTEAKCRAAGVLRQEGKEYVMADADVVHFLFNV; from the coding sequence ATGGCCCTCTCCGTCGGCATCGTGGGTCTGCCAAACGTCGGCAAATCCACGCTTTTCAACGCCCTGACCAAGGCCCAGAACGCCCAGGCCGCCAACTATCCGTTCTGCACCATCGAACCCAACGTGGCCATCGTGCCGGTGCCGGACCCGCGCCTGACCGCCCTGGCCGAGTTGGTGCGGCCCCAGCAGGTGCTGCCGGCCACGGTGCGCTTCACCGACATCGCCGGCCTGGTCGCCGGGGCCAGCAAGGGTGAGGGGCTGGGCAACAAGTTTTTGGCCCACATCCGCGAAACCGAGGTCATCATTCACGTGGCCCGGGCCTTCGAGGACGACGACGTGGTCCATGTCTCGGGTTCGGTGGACCCGGCCCGGGACATCGCGGTCATCGACGCCGAGCTCATCCTGGCCGACGCCCAGGTGCTGGAAAACCGGCTCGACCGCATGGTGAAACAGACCAAGGGCAGCAAGGACCGCGATTTGCTCGACAAGGTCGAGGCCGGCAAGCGTCTGCTCGACCATCTCATGACCGGCCAGCCGGCCAGTTCCGTGGACGGGGTCGATACGCCGGGCATGATCGCTCTTTTTGACGAGATCCGCCCGCTTTCGGCCAAGCGCGTCATCTACTGCGCCAACGTGGCCGAAGGGGACCTGGGCCAGCCCGACAACGCCTTGGTGGCCAAGGTCCGGGCCATCGCCGAGTCGCGCGGGGCCGAGACGGTGGTGGTGTGCGCCCGCATGGAAGAGGATCTGGCCGGGCTGACCGACGAGGAGCGCCTGGAATTTTTGGCCTCCTACAATCTCGACGAGTCGGGCCTGGACAGTGTGGTGCGCCTGGCCTACCGGACCCTGGGGCTTTTGAGCTTTTTCACGGCCGGCCCCAAGGAAGTCCGGGCCTGGACCATCGCCGCCGGCACCAAGGCTCCGGCCGCCGCCGGGCAGATCCATTCCGACATCGAACGCGGGTTTATCCGGGCCGAGGTCATCGGTTTCGAGGACTACCTCAAGCACCAGACCGAGGCCAAATGCCGGGCCGCCGGCGTCCTGCGCCAGGAAGGCAAGGAATACGTCATGGCCGACGCCGACGTGGTGCATTTCCTGTTTAACGTCTAG
- a CDS encoding DMT family transporter, producing MHWFWLSLTTAATQAVKDTFLKAAMGRTDPTLAMFLYSAGAAMFLWLFAAPTAEVVLAPSFWPLLALGGALGGLTYWLYGLALSRGDLSLTLPMLAFTPLFLLITSPITLGEFPRPGGLVGIALVVVGAYVLNLRERRHGLLGPVRALFTNAGSRLMLAVAVVWSIGANIDKLGLQASSPALWGASVYTATALGLLPFLGRTLKHSLAALPGFPWAILTAGFLEAVGLFCQMHALPLTQVSYVIAVKRLSIIFGVLLGAAVFREPDLAHRLPGAAVMVVGVFFIAVFG from the coding sequence ATGCACTGGTTCTGGCTTTCCCTCACCACTGCCGCCACCCAGGCGGTCAAGGACACCTTCCTCAAAGCCGCCATGGGCCGGACCGATCCGACCCTGGCCATGTTTCTCTACAGCGCCGGCGCGGCCATGTTCCTGTGGCTTTTTGCCGCGCCCACGGCCGAGGTCGTTCTGGCCCCGTCCTTTTGGCCGCTTTTAGCCCTTGGCGGGGCGCTTGGCGGCCTGACCTACTGGCTTTACGGCCTGGCCCTGTCGCGCGGCGATTTGTCGCTGACCCTGCCCATGCTGGCCTTCACGCCGCTTTTTTTGCTCATCACCTCTCCCATAACCCTTGGGGAGTTTCCGCGTCCAGGCGGACTTGTGGGCATCGCCCTGGTGGTTGTCGGGGCTTACGTCCTTAATCTCCGGGAGCGCCGCCACGGGCTGCTCGGCCCGGTGCGGGCGCTTTTCACCAACGCCGGTTCGCGGCTGATGCTGGCCGTGGCCGTGGTTTGGAGCATCGGGGCCAACATCGACAAATTGGGGCTGCAAGCCTCGTCCCCGGCCCTGTGGGGAGCCAGCGTCTACACGGCTACGGCCCTGGGGCTGCTGCCGTTTCTGGGCCGAACCCTCAAGCATTCCCTGGCCGCCCTGCCGGGCTTTCCCTGGGCCATCCTCACGGCCGGCTTTCTGGAAGCCGTGGGCCTTTTCTGCCAGATGCACGCCCTGCCGCTTACGCAGGTGTCCTACGTTATTGCCGTCAAACGCCTGAGCATCATTTTCGGCGTGCTCCTTGGCGCGGCGGTTTTTCGCGAGCCCGACCTGGCCCACCGTCTGCCCGGCGCAGCGGTGATGGTGGTGGGCGTTTTCTTTATCGCGGTTTTCGGATAA